A window of the Fusarium fujikuroi IMI 58289 draft genome, chromosome FFUJ_chr09 genome harbors these coding sequences:
- a CDS encoding related to ribonuclease P protein subunit p29, translated as MASAPQQATQNLLARAHSPDSVNRIYSEKIQHRSLILRPTSPPPATINSRAARRKARQDKKEKQKQRPKPLSSREKRSLGLHGIPKDGQKYHIYEPLSQMWLGYARELLGNDLSTGGPSAAAKLASAEFHGAPIQVVRSHCPSRVGIQGVVVRDRKFVFEIITKKRGVKVVPKEGTIFRVEITISDGASGGETGLNKKFACEVLGDQMMLRAADRANKKFKAHFLSNI; from the coding sequence ATGGCCAGCGCACCACAACAGGCTACGCAGAATCTGCTGGCCAGAGCGCATTCCCCCGACAGCGTGAATCGCATATACTCGGAAAAGATCCAGCATCGCTCGCTCATCCTGCGACCAACCTCTCCTCCACCTGCCACAATCAACTCGCGAGCCGCACGTCGAAAGGCTCGCcaagataaaaaggaaaagcaaaagcagaGACCCAAGCCACTATCGTCTCGAGAGAAGCGAAGCTTGGGCCTTCACGGCATACCTAAGGATGGCCAAAAATACCACATCTATGAGCCTCTAAGTCAAATGTGGCTTGGATATGCTCGAGAGCTACTTGGGAACGATCTTTCGACTGGAGGGCCAAGTGCAGCAGCGAAACTAGCCAGCGCTGAGTTCCATGGTGCTCCCATCCAGGTTGTTCGAAGCCATTGCCCGAGTCGCGTCGGCATTCAAGGTGTTGTCGTCCGCGATCGCAAGTTTGTCTTCGAGATTATAACCAAGAAAAGAGGAGTGAAGGTTGTTCCCAAGGAAGGCACTATTTTTCGAGTCGAAATAACGATTAGTGATGGAGCCTCTGGTGGTGAGACCGGACTGAACAAGAAGTTTGCTTGCGAGGTTCTCGGAGATCAGATGATGCTGAGGGCAGCGGACCGCGCCAACAAGAAGTTCAAAGCACACTTTCTGTCAAATATTTGA
- a CDS encoding related to TPR repeat-containing protein: MGSLSECGNALRNGRYASIILESKSVPNSTSGSVSDPAPVAGALIQALITRLTSGPDSKTQPATDTDIPQALAVGLAALNAFLQVNVTGPVLPESAALSTLFTKAWASQQSDDAKKGHAHLHKACLSYLEVDGVSPYAYIPHLELFALAKYLITQELCQVVNDVVETTSEEKSIKNSVAWTQLRVHIWHYKLLTQPTLGHGSNFARSSQWSDVPTLASQILDGIDNVRSKILGEEIWASGDDGWSRDDKVQFLVEAANNYILLGRDDKAREAIKEASQTSGLEYALSGALGKRTKFQENSISQLVVLAKSGSEQRVYDAEEEAKPDALQLNDDTLHEEIQFTKETNGNDKKASLPPALADLSPDDQPQLSPLDQIILLTEATLKDAFSPIDTLTSAEVLPYAVRVIGDKSTNWQIYTQALLVRSRIEVHRSRTVERGVLQLQAVADQVLTDTTAETQQKAEAKEQSSETDAPAIQITSPDEVPAPVQPKPTSFLPAPKASESAPAHVRLEYIHAICSPPRWHLESELAYAWAGIGSLASALEIFKRLRLWAEVALCLASAAASEDEDGRGSGGEAKAKGILRWRLFHRTGDQASTSDPDDEDIGDDVTLLKAADFSGPERDPPPPNAPRLFCILGDIENEPSYYERAWEISKHRYARAQKSLGEYYLQMKEWEKAREAYKKATTVNRLSPEMWSRLGDISLRLAQFSDAAEAFNRSIGSASDTAGGEDARTWSNLGSALWSLYCEVVAEAKNNPAPVSEGPVPVPAEDEEDDVALAAASKPSNRNPATLLAQSLAAYKRGASIAHDNWRIWDNVLTLASRVQPPAIPDMILALKHIIQIRKSEDALDADVLGALLQDAVLSVEKPSDSGVYEPPRGTPERLVMRLFEEEVVPLITQRSELWTLVSRLRAWRRDYAGAIDAAERAWRAAVGSSGSGLLPGAAATTADEARDWTVDEGAWTIVVQRTDELVSVFENWGPSVESIGSKWKGKARSAVRSVMGRGKERWEGSEGWKTLEALMEGLRISS, from the coding sequence ATGGGCAGTTTGAGCGAATGCGGTAACGCTTTGCGCAACGGGCGTTATGCCTCTATCATTCTCGAGTCAAAATCCGTTCCGAACTCTACCTCCGGCTCCGTATCGGACCCAGCTCCGGTGGCCGGGGCTCTGATACAAGCCCTCATTACTCGTTTGACATCCGGACCCGATTCCAAGACTCAACCCGCTACAGACACAGATATTCCCCAAGCTCTGGCCGTTGGTCTTGCTGCCTTGAACGCCTTCCTTCAAGTCAACGTTACTGGTCCTGTTCTTCCAGAGTCAGCGGCTCTAAGCACACTTTTTACCAAGGCATGGGCTAGCCAGCAGTCGGATGATGCGAAAAAGGGCCACGCTCATCTCCATAAGGCTTGTCTTAGCtatcttgaggttgacggCGTCTCACCATATGCCTACATTCCTCACCTGGAACTCTTCGCCCTCGCGAAATACCTCATCACGCAGGAGCTATGCCAGGTCGTCAATGATGTAGTGGAAACAACCTCTGAGGAAAAGTCAATCAAGAACAGTGTTGCTTGGACACAGCTTCGAGTTCACATCTGGCACTACAAGCTCCTGACCCAGCCCACTCTCGGACATGGATCCAACTTTGCTCGAAGCTCTCAGTGGAGCGACGTGCCCACGCTGGCTTCCCAGATTTTAGACGGAATTGACAACGTGAGGTCCAAGATCCTCGGAGAGGAGATCTGGGCATCAGGTGACGATGGCTGGAGCCGTGATGATAAAGTGCAGTTCCTCGTTGAAGCCGCCAACAACTACATTCTACTCGGTCGCGACGACAAGGCCAGGGAAGCTATCAAGGAGGCCTCACAAACAAGCGGCCTAGAGTATGCACTTTCAGGTGCCCTTGGAAAGAGAACCAAGTTCCAAGAGAACAGCATCAGCCAGCTTGTCGTTTTGGCCAAGAGCGGTTCTGAGCAGCGAGTGTatgatgctgaagaggaagccaagccAGATGCTCTTCAGCTGAACGACGACACTCTACACGAGGAAATTCAGTTTACCAAGGAAACGAACGGAAACGACAAAAAGGCCTCTCTTCCCCCTGCCCTGGCTGATCTCTCACCCGACGACCAGCCTCAACTGTCCCCTCTTGACCAGATCATTCTGCTTACTGAGGCTACGTTGAAGGATGCCTTCTCGCCCATTGATACCCTCACTTCAGCAGAGGTGCTACCCTACGCAGTAAGAGTCATCGGAGACAAGTCTACGAACTGGCAAATATACACTCAGGCATTGCTGGTCCGATCCAGAATCGAGGTTCACCGCAGTCGAACGGTTGAGAGAGGtgtccttcagcttcaggctGTGGCAGACCAGGTACTCACTGATACCACGGCGGAAACCCAACAAAAAGCCGAGGCAAAAGAGCAAAGCTCGGAAACAGACGCTCCTGCTATTCAAATCACCAGCCCTGACGAAGTTCCTGCGCCTGTTCAGCCCAAGCCAACATCCTTCCTGCCTGCGCCCAAGGCCTCTGAGTCTGCACCGGCTCATGTACGTCTTGAGTACATTCACGCTATATGTTCACCTCCACGATGGCATCTCGAGTCTGAACTGGCGTACGCCTGGGCTGGCATCGGCTCTCTCGCTTCTGCTCTCGAAATTTTCAAGCGCCTTCGATTATGGGCTGAAGTTGCCCTCTGCCTTGCCAGTGCCGCTGCgtcagaggatgaagatggccgTGGCAGTGGTGGTGAGGCAAAGGCCAAGGGAATTCTTCGATGGAGGTTGTTCCACCGTACTGGTGACCAAGCATCAACTTCAGaccctgatgatgaagatatcgGTGATGATGTCACACTTCTCAAGGCTGCAGACTTCTCTGGCCCCGAGCGcgatcctcctccacctaACGCTCCTCGACTCTTCTGTATTTTAGGTGATATAGAAAACGAACCGTCCTATTATGAGCGTGCGTGGGAAATCTCCAAGCACCGATATGCCAGAGCTCAAAAGTCGCTCGGCGAGTACTACCTGCAGATGAAGGAATGGGAGAAGGCCCGCGAGGCCTACAAGAAGGCGACAACTGTGAACCGTTTGAGTCCCGAGATGTGGAGTCGTCTTGGAGATATCAGCTTGCGACTTGCGCAGTTCAGCGATGCCGCCGAGGCATTCAACCGCTCTATTGGATCTGCAAGCGACACAGCTGGAGGTGAAGATGCCCGAACCTGGAGTAACCTAGGAAGTGCTCTCTGGAGTCTTTACTGTGAAGTTGTTGCCGAGGCTAAGAACAACCCTGCTCCCGTATCAGAAGGCCCCGTGCCTGTCCCtgcagaggacgaagaagacgacgttGCTCTCGCCGCTGCGTCTAAGCCTTCAAATCGCAATCCAGCTACTCTTCTGGCCCAATCACTGGCGGCCTACAAGAGAGGAGCTTCCATTGCACACGATAATTGGCGAATCTGGGATAACGTACTCACACTGGCTTCGCGTGTGCAGCCGCCTGCTATCCCCGACATGATCCTCGCTCTCAAGCACATTATCCAGATCCGCAAGTCCGAAGATGCTCTTGACGCGGATGTTCTCGGGGCGTTGCTTCAAGACGCGGTGCTCTCCGTGGAAAAGCCTTCAGATTCGGGTGTCTACGAGCCTCCCCGTGGCACACCAGAACGGTTGGTGATGCGACTCTTTGAAGAGGAAGTCGTCCCCCTTATCACACAGCGCTCCGAACTCTGGACCCTGGTTTCACGTCTGCGCGCTTGGAGAAGGGACTACGCAGGCGCTATTGATGCAGCAGAGCGAGCTTGGCGAGCAGCCGTCGGATCCTCAGGCAGTGGTCTTCTGCCCGGAGCAGCAGCCACGACAGCCGACGAGGCGCGAGACTGGACTGTTGACGAGGGTGCATGGACTATAGTCGTGCAGAGAACTGATGAGCTGGTGTCTGTGTTTGAAAACTGGGGTCCTTCAGTTGAGTCCATCGGCAGTAAATGGAAGGGCAAGGCAAGAAGCGCCGTAAGGAGTGTAATGGGCCGAGGAAAGGAGAGATGGGAGGGAAGCGAGGGTTGGAAGACCTTGGAGGCTTTGATGGAAGGACTAAGAATCTCCTCCTGA
- a CDS encoding probable carnitine transporter, with protein MASDEEKNSNNYISNAGSTDKYLADNGDVAAGHTMDNADGLHRLLNNRQIQLVAIGGSIGTALFVSIGGGLAQGGPLGLFLAYTIYSGILACVNNGVAEMSTYMPVSGGFIRLAGHWADDALGFMAGWNFFLYEGLLIPFEITAINLVLSYWSSDITNPGPTAGICIGVIILYALLNILAVKAYGEAEFWLSGGKVILILMLFSFTFVTMVGGNPQGDAYGFRYWKNPGAFSDVNGNTPLGRFEGFLGALWSASFTVVGPEYISMVAAEAKRPSVYIKAAFKTVYYRFCFFFIMGSLAVGIVVPYNYPQLVKIFVTGEEGSGTAAASPYVMAMDILKVDVLPHIVNALLLTSIFSAGNTYTYCATRSLYGLALEGRAPRFLRKTTASGVPIWCFCVVMLFPMLSFLQCSSGSAEVLNWLIALMTAGGLINYLVMGLTFLNYYRACKAQGIDRSKMPYYGRFQPWCAIIGLVFQFLVVMCYGYKSFKPWDVESFFKNYTMQIVAPCLFIFWKLYKKTRWLRPHEVDLTWERPIIDAYENSITTPPAGFWQEMGMLVGIKGKVYSDE; from the exons ATGGCTTCCGACGAGGAAAAGAACTCCAATAACTACATCAGCAATGCTGGCTCTACCGACAAGTACCTGGCTGACAACGGCGACGTTGCGGCCGGCCACACTATGGACAACGCTGATGGTCTGCACCgtctcctcaacaacagacAGATCCAGCTCGTTGCCATTGGTGGCTCCATTGGTACTGCTCTCTTTGTGAGTATCGGTGGTGGTCTCGCCCAGGGTGGTCCCCTCGGTTTGTTCCTCGCCTATACAATCTACTCCGGTATCCTCGCATGTGTGAACAATGGTGTCGCCGAGATGAGCACATACATGCCCGTTTCTGGTGGTTTTATCCGTCTCGCCGGTCACTGGGCCGATGACGCTCTTGGTTTCATGGCTGGTTGgaacttcttcctctacGAAGGTCTTCTGATTCCATTCGAAATCACCGCCATCAACCTTGTCCTTTCATATTGGAGCTCTGATATCACGAACCCCGGCCCTACAGCTGGCATCTGTATTGGTGTCATCATACTATACGC tcttttgaACATCTTGGCTGTCAAGGCCTACGGTGAAGCCGAATTTTGGCTTTCGGGCGGCAAGGTTATCCTGATTCTTATGCTCTTCAGTTTCACTTTCGTCACAATGGTTGGCGGCAACCCTCAAGGCGATGCCTATGGATTCCGCTACTGGAAGAACCCTGGTGCTTTCTCGGATGTCAATGGTAACACTCCTCTTGGTCGCTTCGAGGGCTTCCTCGGCGCCCTCTGGAGTGCCAGCTTTACTGTTGTCGGTCCCGAATACATCTCGATGGTCGCTGCCGAGGCCAAGCGACCCAGTGTCTACATCAAGGCTGCCTTCAAGACGGTTTACTACCGATTctgctttttcttcatcatgggctCCCTCGCTGTTGGTATCGTCGTCCCCTACAACTATCCTCAGCTCGTCAAGATTTTCGTTACTGGCGAGGAGGGAAGCGGCACTGCTGCTGCCTCGCCCTATGTCATGGCCATGGACATTCTGAAGGTCGACGTGCTTCCCCACATTGTCAATGCGCTCCTCCTTACATCTATCTTCTCGGCCGGTAACACCTATACCTACTGTGCCACTCGATCTTTGTATGGTCTTGCTCTTGAGGGTCGCGCTCCCCGATTCCTGCGAAAGACAACCGCTTCCGGTGTTCCCATCTGGTGCTTCTGCGTCGTCATGCTGTTCCCCATGCTCTCGTTCCTCCAGTGCAGCAGTGGCTCAGCTGAGGTTCTCAACTGGCTCATTGCCCTAATGACAGCCGGTGGTCTTATCAACTACCTTGTCATGGGACTCACCTTTCTCAACTACTACCGCGCCTGCAAGGCTCAAGGAATTGATCGAAGCAAGATGCCGTACTACGGCCGCTTCCAGCCCTGGTGTGCCATCATTGGTCTGGTCTTCCAGTTCCTCGTCGTTATGTGCTACGGCTACAAGTCATTTAAGCCCTGGGATGTCGAGAGCTTCTTTAAGAACTACACCATGCAAATCGTCGCCCCTTGTCTCTTTATCTTCTGGAAGCTCTACAAGAAGACTCGCTGGCTCCGTCCCCATGAGGTCGACCTTACCTGGGAGCGCCCTATCATTGATGCTTACGAGAACTCCATCACAACGCCCCCAGCTGGCTTCTGGCAGGAGATGGGAATGCTCGTTGGCATTAAGGGCAAGGTGTATTCGGATGAATAG